One window of Ailuropoda melanoleuca isolate Jingjing chromosome 3, ASM200744v2, whole genome shotgun sequence genomic DNA carries:
- the PRKAA1 gene encoding 5'-AMP-activated protein kinase catalytic subunit alpha-1 isoform X8, producing the protein MVVHRDLKPENVLLDAHMNAKIADFGLSNMMSDGEFLRTSCGSPNYAAPEVISGRLYAGPEVDIWSSGVILYALLCGTLPFDDDHVPTLFKKICDGIFYTPQYLNPSVISLLKHMLQVDPMKRATIKDIREHEWFKQDLPKYLFPEDPSYSSTMIDDEALKEVCEKFECSEEEVLSCLYNRNHQDPLAVAYHLIIDNRRIMNEAKDFYLATSPPDSFLDDHHFTRPHPERVPFLVAETPRARHTLDELNPQKSKHQGVRKAKWHLGIRSQSRPNDIMAEVCRAIKQLDYEWKVVNPYYLRVRRKNPVTSTYSKMSLQLYQVDSRTYLLDFRSIDDEITEAKSGTATPQRSGSVSNYRSCQRNDSDAEAQGKSSEASLTSSVTSLDSSPVDLTPRPGSHTIEFFEMCANLIKILAQ; encoded by the exons ATGGTGGTCCATAGAGATTTGAAACCTGAAAATGTCCTGCTTGATGCACACATGAATGCAAAGATAGCTGATTTTG GTCTTTCAAACATGATGTCAGATGGTGAATTTTTAAGAACAAGTTGCGGCTCACCCAACTATGCTGCACCAGAAGTAATTTCAGGAAG ATTGTATGCAGGTCCAGAGGTAGATATATGGAGCAGTGGGGTTATTCTTTATGCTTTATTATGTGGAACCCTTCCATTTGATGATGATCATGTGCCAACTCTTTTTAAGAAGATATGTGATGGGATCTTTTATACCCCTCAGTATTTAAATCCGTCTGTGATTAGCCTTTTGAAACATATGCTACAGGTGGATCCCATGAAGAGGGCCACAATCAAAGATATCAG GGAACATGAATGGTTTAAACAAGATCttccaaaatatctttttccCGAGGATCCATCATACAGTTCAACCATGATTGACGATGAAGCCTTAAAAGAAGTATGTGAAAAATTTGAGTGCTCAGAAGAGGAGGTTCTGAGCTGCCTTTATAACAGAAATCACCAGGACCCTTTGGCAGTTGCCTACCACCTCATAATAGATAACAGGAGAATAATGAATGAGGCCAAAGATTTTTACTTGGCGACAAGCCCACCTGATTCTTTTCTCGATGATCACCACTTCACTCGGCCCCATCCTGAAAGAGTACCATTCTTGGTTGCTGAAACACCAAGAGCACGCCACACCCTCGATGAATTAAATCCACAGAAATCCAAACACCAAGGTGTAAGGAAAGCAAAATGGCATTTGGGAATTAGAAGTCAAAGTCGACCGAATGATATCATGGCAGAAGTTTGTAGAGCAATTAAACAGCTGGATTATGAATGGAAG GTTGTAAACCCCTATTATTTGCGTGTTCGAAGGAAGAATCCTGTGACAAGTACATACTCCAAAATGAGTCTGCAGTTATACCAAGTGGATAGTAGAACATACTTACTGGATTTCCGTAGTATTGATG ATGAAATTACTGAAGCCAAATCAGGGACTGCTACTCCACAGAGATCGGGATCAGTAAGCAACTATCGATCTTGCCAAAGGAATGATTCAGATGCTGAGGCTCAAGGAAAATCCTCAGAAGCTTCTCTTACCTCATCTGTGACCTCACTTGACTCTTCTCCTGTTGACTTAACACCAAGACCAGGAAGTCACACAATAGAATTTTTTGAGATGTGTGCGAATCTAATTAAAATTCTTGCACAGTAA